One stretch of Hydrogenovibrio kuenenii DSM 12350 DNA includes these proteins:
- a CDS encoding thioredoxin family protein, which translates to MRKFIFSFIFIFSSVHWLSSYADETKISSSSKLKTIPELTNLQTLGQKAKQKNLPILLAFGAKWCSFCHQLRSDVLNPMMLSGRYEGKYMYMRYVSLDDRNPIPGFDGKPISKNQWAEGYGVDLTPTILFVDGNGKEVAPRMVGIPNIELYAAMIHKALNTAYEKMGNSTVIPTMPADLK; encoded by the coding sequence ATGCGTAAGTTTATTTTCAGTTTTATTTTTATCTTCAGTAGCGTTCATTGGCTATCAAGCTATGCAGATGAGACGAAAATCAGCTCTAGTTCAAAGCTGAAAACCATTCCTGAGTTAACAAATCTTCAAACTCTAGGACAAAAAGCGAAGCAAAAAAACTTACCAATACTTCTCGCTTTTGGTGCCAAGTGGTGTTCGTTTTGCCACCAGTTACGAAGTGATGTCCTCAACCCGATGATGTTAAGTGGTCGGTATGAAGGCAAGTATATGTATATGCGTTATGTGAGCCTGGATGATCGCAATCCTATTCCTGGATTTGACGGCAAACCGATTTCAAAAAATCAGTGGGCTGAAGGTTATGGCGTTGATTTAACACCAACCATACTATTCGTTGACGGCAACGGAAAAGAAGTTGCACCCCGCATGGTAGGTATTCCCAATATTGAACTTTACGCTGCAATGATTCACAAAGCGCTAAATACCGCCTATGAAAAAATGGGCAACTCAACTGTTATCCCAACCATGCCGGCAGACCTAAAGTAA
- a CDS encoding adenine phosphoribosyltransferase yields the protein MSNHYLAKYLDAVQDFPKPGILFQDISPLLKTHFNETIDAMSALFSDDEWNDIDCLVGVESRGFIFASALAYKHNKGFIKVRKPGKLPNVKAKKSYGLEYGSDSLEMQAGDGQRVVILDDLIATGGSMEAAAHLCEEVGYNIAGIACLIDLTSLNDFHFKGMRVRSVIQFDD from the coding sequence ATGTCAAACCATTATCTTGCCAAGTATTTAGATGCTGTTCAAGACTTTCCAAAGCCAGGTATCTTGTTTCAAGATATCTCACCTTTGCTGAAAACGCACTTTAATGAAACTATTGATGCGATGTCAGCACTTTTCTCTGATGATGAATGGAATGACATTGATTGCCTCGTTGGCGTTGAGTCTAGAGGGTTTATTTTTGCTTCTGCTTTGGCTTATAAGCACAATAAGGGGTTTATTAAAGTCCGAAAGCCAGGAAAATTGCCGAATGTAAAAGCAAAAAAATCATATGGTTTGGAGTACGGTAGTGATAGCTTAGAGATGCAAGCTGGAGATGGGCAAAGAGTTGTAATTTTAGATGATTTGATTGCAACAGGAGGTTCAATGGAAGCTGCTGCCCATCTTTGTGAAGAAGTTGGCTACAACATCGCTGGTATTGCTTGCTTGATTGATTTAACGAGTTTAAACGATTTTCATTTTAAAGGAATGCGTGTTCGATCCGTTATCCAGTTTGACGACTAA
- a CDS encoding Sel1-like repeat-containing protein kinase family protein, which translates to MSENPFENQIDITKTKLLHDNSLISSYKVKQMDGDKPVSRWVRVLHDISNHYAIKREKDLLIYLNQFKEDFIRFDEIRKVHFNYLQFFDYVGKKTLFDRVKKSGNVSEKQAKRLLENIISALEKIHGVGFVHNNIRPESIFDGKDHYYLFAMDHAIPMLSSYESELLVGDQRYTAPERMNGKVSEASDIYALGCTLYFAMTGKHIYRLKAEHDRYQQLYAHAFHSMRKENSLPYFWRQLIIWMTQKQPEKRPSLADLKQWLEDQLVPKFIRDEVISHNKKLSNTPLEDLASHHYLFALFKRANEYELEGNHDSAFNLYENGAFQEYSRSENNLGLMYEKGEPVKQDYMKAMNYYHMAYQKGNPYAAYNLGRMFEKGIGTDVDVQKAFKLYQFSALRGHRPAQHKMGSFYAEGQGMPKNLIQARFWFGLAARYGCLASENSIKQILMASF; encoded by the coding sequence ATGTCAGAAAACCCATTTGAAAACCAAATAGATATTACAAAAACCAAGCTGTTGCATGATAACAGCTTGATTTCTTCCTATAAGGTTAAGCAAATGGATGGAGATAAACCTGTCTCTAGATGGGTCAGAGTTTTACATGATATTAGTAATCACTATGCAATCAAACGAGAGAAAGATTTACTTATCTATTTGAATCAATTCAAAGAAGACTTTATCCGCTTTGATGAGATTCGAAAAGTGCATTTCAATTATCTTCAATTCTTTGATTATGTGGGCAAAAAAACGCTTTTTGACAGAGTTAAAAAGTCAGGAAACGTATCAGAAAAGCAAGCAAAACGTTTGCTTGAAAATATTATTTCCGCACTAGAAAAAATCCATGGTGTTGGGTTTGTACATAACAATATTCGTCCAGAATCTATCTTTGATGGCAAAGATCATTACTATCTATTTGCAATGGATCATGCAATTCCAATGTTAAGTAGTTATGAGTCTGAACTTTTAGTTGGCGATCAACGCTACACTGCTCCAGAGAGAATGAATGGTAAAGTAAGCGAAGCCAGTGATATTTATGCACTTGGTTGCACCTTGTATTTTGCGATGACAGGCAAACATATTTATCGCCTTAAAGCAGAGCATGATCGTTATCAGCAGCTTTATGCCCACGCCTTCCATTCAATGCGAAAAGAAAACAGCTTGCCTTATTTTTGGCGTCAATTGATTATTTGGATGACACAGAAGCAGCCAGAAAAAAGACCCAGCCTGGCAGATTTAAAGCAGTGGTTAGAGGATCAATTGGTTCCTAAATTTATTCGTGATGAAGTTATTAGCCATAATAAAAAACTTTCTAATACCCCCCTTGAAGATTTAGCTAGCCATCACTACTTGTTCGCACTCTTTAAAAGAGCAAATGAGTATGAGTTAGAAGGTAATCATGATTCAGCATTTAACCTCTATGAAAATGGCGCTTTTCAGGAATATTCACGATCGGAGAATAACCTTGGTTTAATGTATGAAAAAGGCGAACCTGTCAAGCAAGACTATATGAAAGCGATGAACTATTATCATATGGCTTATCAGAAAGGGAATCCTTACGCAGCATACAATCTTGGCAGGATGTTTGAAAAAGGCATAGGTACGGATGTTGATGTACAAAAAGCATTCAAGCTATATCAGTTTTCAGCTTTAAGGGGGCACCGTCCAGCACAGCATAAAATGGGCTCTTTTTATGCAGAAGGGCAAGGTATGCCTAAGAACTTAATTCAAGCTCGCTTTTGGTTTGGGCTAGCGGCGAGATATGGTTGTTTGGCATCTGAAAACAGTATCAAACAAATTTTGATGGCAAGTTTTTAG
- the hemC gene encoding hydroxymethylbilane synthase has translation MKKTLTIATRKSPLAMWQAEFVKAELEKAHSHLEVILLPMSTKGDKILDVPLAKIGGKGLFTKELEDRMMDGDADIAVHSMKDVPMELPEGFALGAILERHTPTDAFVSNNYASFDDLPEGAVLGTSSLRRKAQLMAKRPDLTVKDLRGNVGTRLGKLDAGEFDAIVLATSGLQRLKLDDRIRHEFTPEVCLPAVTQGTLGIEYFEKDKEVLELIQVLNHSDTEIRTRAERAMNHRLEGGCQVPIGVFAELDGDKIHLKGLVAELDGSKVLTAEATGDISAPEKLGVEVGEKLLAQGADKILQAVYQENPHAK, from the coding sequence ATGAAAAAAACGCTCACCATTGCAACCCGAAAAAGTCCTCTTGCCATGTGGCAAGCCGAATTTGTTAAAGCTGAGCTAGAAAAAGCTCATTCGCATCTTGAAGTAATCTTGCTTCCTATGTCAACTAAGGGTGATAAGATTTTGGATGTGCCTCTTGCAAAGATCGGCGGGAAAGGGCTTTTTACCAAAGAGCTTGAAGATCGTATGATGGATGGTGATGCAGACATTGCCGTACATTCGATGAAAGACGTGCCAATGGAACTGCCTGAAGGATTTGCACTTGGTGCGATTTTAGAACGTCATACACCGACAGATGCATTTGTATCAAATAATTATGCAAGTTTTGATGATTTACCAGAGGGTGCGGTGCTTGGTACTTCTAGCTTACGCCGTAAAGCGCAATTGATGGCAAAACGTCCTGATCTAACAGTTAAAGACCTTCGAGGCAATGTAGGAACTCGTTTGGGTAAACTGGATGCAGGTGAGTTTGATGCAATCGTATTAGCAACTTCCGGCTTGCAGCGCTTGAAATTGGATGATCGTATTCGCCACGAGTTTACACCGGAAGTTTGTTTGCCAGCAGTCACTCAAGGTACTTTGGGTATTGAGTATTTTGAAAAAGATAAAGAGGTTCTGGAACTTATCCAGGTGCTGAACCATTCCGACACCGAGATCAGAACTCGTGCCGAAAGAGCAATGAACCATCGTTTGGAAGGTGGTTGCCAAGTGCCAATTGGTGTTTTTGCCGAGTTGGATGGCGATAAAATCCATTTGAAAGGTTTGGTTGCTGAATTGGACGGGTCAAAAGTGCTGACAGCAGAGGCAACTGGAGATATTTCAGCACCAGAAAAACTCGGTGTTGAGGTTGGTGAAAAGTTGCTAGCTCAGGGAGCGGATAAGATTTTACAAGCCGTTTACCAGGAAAACCCTCACGCCAAATAG
- a CDS encoding uroporphyrinogen-III synthase: protein MSTATLLNTRPATQAVALSELLEKAGYKSLFCPSIHIDLIKAAPPSLADFQFIFFVSANAVNSLADNWLEKFGTPIILPDSVTCFAIGKATARALANLGIDAKIPNNKFDTRTLMAEFSANHFQGAACLIIKGEGGLPDLADSLKQQGAQVSEWVGYRRLAAEFCHQSWQVFRQAAHPVLLASSFESWVALADQITQSKEKNWLLQQDLIAFSERIANEIRAQGWLGRIEVVKIQSNQGVVETLKRLG from the coding sequence ATGTCAACAGCAACGTTACTGAATACGCGTCCAGCCACTCAGGCCGTTGCTTTGTCTGAATTGCTTGAGAAAGCAGGCTACAAAAGCCTATTTTGTCCTAGTATTCATATTGATCTCATTAAAGCAGCCCCCCCCAGCCTGGCAGATTTTCAATTTATATTTTTTGTCAGTGCTAATGCGGTGAACAGCTTAGCTGACAATTGGTTGGAAAAGTTCGGCACCCCCATAATTTTGCCAGATAGTGTGACTTGTTTTGCAATAGGCAAGGCCACAGCTAGGGCTTTAGCTAACTTGGGGATTGATGCGAAAATTCCAAATAATAAGTTCGATACCCGCACGCTCATGGCCGAGTTTTCAGCTAATCATTTTCAGGGTGCTGCGTGCTTAATTATCAAAGGTGAAGGGGGCTTGCCCGATTTAGCGGATAGTTTAAAGCAGCAGGGCGCCCAAGTGTCCGAGTGGGTTGGTTATCGCCGTCTAGCCGCCGAGTTTTGTCATCAGTCATGGCAAGTGTTTCGGCAAGCAGCACATCCTGTTTTATTGGCCAGTAGTTTTGAATCTTGGGTTGCTTTGGCAGATCAAATAACGCAATCGAAAGAAAAAAACTGGTTACTACAACAGGATTTAATTGCCTTTAGCGAGCGCATAGCAAATGAAATCCGGGCGCAAGGCTGGTTAGGCAGGATAGAGGTGGTCAAAATTCAAAGTAATCAAGGTGTTGTTGAGACTTTAAAGCGTCTCGGCTAA
- the argH gene encoding argininosuccinate lyase: protein MSQDNQVNTAKLSSARFTEATDAFVEEFTASIQFDNRMYHQDIQGSIAHAKMITEAGILTQNELEDIIGGLTQIQQEIEKGEFQWSIQQEDIHMNIEARLTALIGITGKKLHTGRSRNDQVATDIRLYLRDEIDAILPEMKRLQHGILSLAEKEADTIMPGFTHLQTAQPVTFGHHMMAWFEMIKRDVERLHDCRKRVNTMPLGSAALAGTTYPINRHLTAELLGFDRISENSLDGVSDRDFAIEFTAFASTFLMHLSRFSEELVLWSSAQFQFIDLPDRFCTGSSIMPQKKNPDVPELVRGKTGRVYGHLMSLLTLMKSQPLAYNKDNQEDKEPLFDAVDTVRGSLRAFADMVPAIIVKRDMTYAAAKNGFSTATDLADYLVKKGLPFRDAHEVVGLAVAYGVKNKLDLSEMSLETLQGFHPDITEDVFEVLTLEGSVAARNHLGGTAPEQVKAAIARAKDFLNS, encoded by the coding sequence ATGAGTCAAGACAATCAAGTCAATACCGCTAAACTTTCCAGCGCTCGCTTTACTGAAGCGACAGATGCGTTTGTTGAAGAGTTTACCGCTTCAATCCAGTTTGATAACCGTATGTATCACCAAGATATTCAAGGATCGATTGCACATGCAAAAATGATTACTGAAGCTGGCATCCTGACACAAAACGAATTGGAAGACATTATTGGCGGCTTGACTCAAATTCAACAAGAAATTGAAAAAGGTGAGTTTCAATGGTCAATTCAGCAAGAAGATATTCATATGAATATCGAAGCACGATTGACGGCCCTGATTGGTATTACAGGTAAAAAACTACACACAGGTCGTTCGCGCAACGATCAAGTAGCAACAGATATTCGTCTTTATTTGCGTGATGAAATTGATGCTATCCTGCCAGAAATGAAGCGTTTACAACATGGCATTCTAAGCTTAGCAGAAAAAGAAGCTGACACCATTATGCCAGGCTTTACCCATCTTCAAACAGCTCAACCGGTTACTTTTGGTCACCACATGATGGCATGGTTTGAAATGATTAAACGTGATGTAGAACGCCTGCACGACTGTCGCAAGCGTGTAAACACCATGCCGCTTGGCTCAGCCGCTTTGGCTGGAACAACCTATCCTATCAACCGTCATTTGACCGCTGAGTTGCTTGGATTTGACCGTATTTCTGAAAACTCATTAGACGGCGTCTCTGACCGAGATTTCGCCATTGAATTTACTGCTTTTGCATCGACTTTCTTGATGCATTTATCCCGCTTCTCTGAAGAGTTGGTTTTGTGGTCGTCAGCTCAGTTCCAATTTATTGATCTGCCTGATCGCTTCTGCACAGGTTCATCAATCATGCCACAGAAGAAAAACCCTGATGTACCTGAGTTGGTTCGCGGCAAAACTGGACGTGTTTACGGTCACCTGATGAGCTTATTAACGCTAATGAAGTCTCAACCTTTGGCGTACAACAAAGACAATCAAGAAGACAAAGAACCCTTATTTGATGCAGTGGATACGGTTAGAGGCAGCTTAAGAGCATTTGCTGATATGGTGCCGGCGATTATCGTTAAGCGTGACATGACTTATGCTGCCGCAAAAAATGGCTTTTCGACTGCAACGGATCTTGCTGACTATCTTGTCAAAAAAGGACTTCCTTTCCGCGATGCTCATGAAGTAGTTGGTTTGGCCGTAGCTTATGGTGTAAAAAACAAACTGGATTTATCGGAAATGTCTTTAGAAACCTTGCAAGGCTTCCATCCTGACATTACTGAAGATGTCTTTGAAGTACTGACATTGGAAGGCTCTGTCGCTGCAAGAAATCACCTTGGTGGGACAGCACCAGAACAGGTAAAAGCTGCAATTGCGCGAGCAAAAGACTTTTTAAACAGCTAG
- a CDS encoding sensor domain-containing diguanylate cyclase, translating to MQLPRLTKSIFLDQFLFMQLIGVFIGLAFPHFLVWYGFHAEEVLTIDFYIVSQVAGQIVGLISFLLISMVIRPHLKLLSHKMQDIANGLQNKSFDDHTLNCEEGMCQIEVSSDDEVGISARAYNQLLDALIKSHEVERVFGRFSKIMSENLDLSKLADETLSLLIQSTNFEAGAFLIIRQGELNVIASQGILEPENLSQHDVIEKCLKDAKTKRIVLPSNIELDGVLTHFRPSEIFIEPIEFKGAVLGVLVAATGAYVADDHTEQLAQLFGRSIGLAINNAMIHSKFQKLAAVDGLTGVYNRRFGMERLKEDFSRAIREQNNMTLAMVDIDNFKSINDNYGHLVGDRVIKMIAAIIKNTVREGDIVVRYGGEEFLMILHGASCLNAFNICERIRHQVKDTVFQENNQVIQVTVSVGLAAYPDQAAGDEMELIHKADQALYQAKDGGRDQVIRFGYLTDDEEAEEQSEVLV from the coding sequence ATGCAATTACCTCGACTAACTAAAAGTATCTTCCTAGATCAGTTCTTATTTATGCAGCTGATTGGTGTTTTTATCGGTTTAGCATTCCCACACTTTTTAGTTTGGTACGGTTTTCATGCAGAGGAAGTGTTAACAATAGATTTCTATATTGTTTCTCAAGTTGCGGGTCAAATTGTAGGGCTGATTAGTTTTTTATTGATTTCGATGGTTATTCGTCCTCATCTCAAACTTTTGTCCCATAAAATGCAAGATATCGCAAATGGCTTACAAAATAAGTCATTTGATGATCATACGCTTAATTGCGAAGAAGGGATGTGTCAGATAGAGGTATCTTCGGATGATGAAGTTGGTATCAGTGCGCGCGCCTATAACCAACTACTTGATGCTTTGATTAAATCGCACGAAGTCGAAAGAGTATTTGGACGTTTTTCTAAGATTATGTCGGAAAACTTAGATTTGTCTAAGTTAGCGGATGAAACTCTTAGTCTATTGATACAGTCTACAAATTTTGAAGCGGGCGCTTTTCTAATCATTCGTCAAGGAGAGCTTAATGTTATTGCCTCTCAAGGCATTCTCGAGCCGGAAAACTTATCTCAACATGACGTCATTGAAAAATGTTTGAAGGATGCTAAAACCAAACGCATTGTATTGCCATCGAATATTGAGTTAGATGGCGTGCTAACCCATTTTAGACCCTCTGAAATTTTTATTGAACCCATAGAGTTTAAAGGGGCTGTTTTAGGTGTGTTGGTTGCCGCTACGGGTGCTTATGTTGCAGATGATCATACAGAACAATTGGCACAGTTGTTTGGCCGTAGTATTGGGTTGGCTATTAATAACGCTATGATCCACTCCAAATTCCAAAAGCTTGCCGCTGTTGACGGTTTAACAGGGGTTTATAACCGTCGCTTTGGTATGGAGAGGCTGAAAGAAGATTTCTCTAGAGCTATTCGCGAACAAAATAATATGACGTTGGCAATGGTTGATATCGATAATTTTAAATCAATAAATGACAACTACGGCCATTTAGTTGGCGACCGTGTGATTAAGATGATCGCGGCGATTATCAAAAATACCGTTCGAGAAGGTGATATTGTTGTGCGTTATGGTGGTGAAGAATTCTTGATGATTCTTCATGGTGCTTCCTGCCTTAATGCATTCAATATCTGCGAACGTATTCGTCATCAAGTAAAAGATACAGTGTTTCAAGAGAATAACCAAGTGATTCAAGTAACTGTTAGTGTAGGCTTAGCTGCTTACCCAGACCAAGCTGCTGGAGATGAAATGGAATTGATCCACAAAGCTGACCAAGCACTATATCAAGCTAAAGATGGTGGACGAGATCAAGTTATTAGATTCGGTTACTTAACCGATGACGAGGAAGCTGAAGAACAATCGGAAGTTCTTGTCTAA